A region from the Lycium barbarum isolate Lr01 chromosome 8, ASM1917538v2, whole genome shotgun sequence genome encodes:
- the LOC132607846 gene encoding uncharacterized protein LOC132607846: MEPFQHQRQIQKYRRKLGMPYAGSNCNEKIWFFVQHNVDVEILLATEQSITVKLQFQEYSKDMVVTMVYAKCSEVERLQLWDNLYLLASNMTSPWLVGGDFNVLLNEEEKIGGQQFCHKNMKILPFNWFGQLEVEHLSRIGSDHAPLLQWDTVLTDDAFMSFKLKMKKLKTALSTWSKTTFGDIFKQLVIREEIVKIKEQLFEENPLEENIMVMQRAQAELILYLHYEEEFWRQKARMDCFSEGDKNTRYFHSLVKGRRKRIQIRRIKDNDGNCLEDVDSVAAQAANFSISNLLMRREEDNILLAEQPTMEEVQKAVFELNGDSACGPDGFSGIFYQKCWEVIKADVCSVVKAFFEGQTLPKSITHTHLVLLPKKNVVDTFSDMRPISLSNFINKVISRVVHDRIDKLLTRVISSNQSGFVKGRNIIENVLLTQEIVTDIRKRGKPANVVIKLDMEKAYDRVSWLYICKVMGKMRFSPFFIDLIWRLLANNWYSVLLNGQAYGFFHSTRGVKQGDPLSPAFFIIAAEVLSRALNSLFDQSDDHGIIQEYEKLSGQMINKRKSSFYLFSKVSQELSEQVETITGFVRGHFPFTYLGVPITHARKKKVDYTELLKKIKDRLQTWKGKLLSYGGKAVLITSVLQSIPIHVLSAIRPPKCVVWVSVLSMTHPKLYVLNSGGSLEPLALFGLISCGINTVEDVSELMTDGKWNISKLMQLFPEDIVQHIIQEIDIKYASNEWDIPWWMMTSTGKFTVSSAWQLLRQKANVIVPFQNMWIKGGIGYKGLEILQYGGRTEHELCSGQASYKKLVGSKMPFQNEDHIQSSVCFYSVGIMEVEKQ, encoded by the exons atggaaccttttcaacatcAGAGGCAAATTCAGAAATACAGAAGGAAACTTGGAATGCCTTATGCTGGTTCCAACTGTAATGAAAAAATCTGGTTCTTTGTTCAACATAATGTTGATGTTGAGATTCTATTGGCTACTGAGCAATCTATTACTGTAAAGCTGCAGTTCCAAGAGTATAGTAAGGATATGGTGGTCACAATGGTGTATGCTAAATGTTCTGAAGTGGAGAGACTGCAGTTGTGGGACAATCTATACCTCTTAGCTAGTAATATGACATCTCCCTGGTTGGTTGGTGGAGATTTCAATGTTTtattgaatgaagaagaaaaaataggaggACAACAGTTTTGCCacaagaatatgaagattttgcctTTT AATTGGTTTGGACAACTAGAAGTGGAACATTTGTCAAGGAttggttctgatcatgcaccattACTT CAATGGGATACAGTCTTAACTGATGATGCATTTATGTCATTTAAGctcaagatgaagaaactgaaaacTGCCTTAAGTACTTGGAGTAAGACTACTTTTGGggacatttttaaacaacttgTTATAAGAGAGGAAATAGTTAAGATTAAAGAGCAGTTGTTTGAAGAAAATCCATTAGAAGAAAATATAatggtcatgcaaagggcacaggcAGAACTTATACTATATCTTCATTATGAGGAGgaattctggaggcaaaaagcCAGGATGGACTGTTTTTCTGAAGGTGATAAGAATACAAGATATTTCCATAGCCtggtaaaaggaagaagaaagagaattCAGATCAGGAGGATAAAAGATAATGATGGTAATTGTCTTGAGGATGTTGATAGTGTTGCTGCACAAGCTGCCAATTTTTCCATAAGCAATTTACTCATGAGGAG AGAGGAGGATAATATTTTACTTGCTGAGCAACCTACCATGGAGGAAGTACAGAAGGCTGTATTTGAATTAAATGGAGATAGTGCCTGTGGTCCTGATGGTTTCTCTGGTATATTTTATCAAAAGTGTTGGGAGGTGATAAAGGCAGATGTATGTAGTGTGGTTAAAGCTTTCTTTGAAGGACAAACTcttccaaaatcaataactcacACACATCTGGTTTTACTGCCAAAGAAGAATGTTGTTGACACATTCTCTGATATGAGGCCTATAAGTCTTAGTAATTTTATCAATAAGGTCATATCCAGAGTAGTACATGACAGAATAGATAAGCTACTTACAAGGGTGATATCTTCAAATCAGTCTGGTTTTGTAAAGGGCAGAAATATAATTGAGAATGTGTTGTTGACACAGGAAATTGTTACTGATATAAGGAAGAGGggaaaaccagcaaatgttgTAATTAAGCTGGATATGGAaaaagcatatgatagggtctcatgGTTATATATCTGTAAAGTCATGGGAAAAATGAGATTTTCTCCATTCTTCATTGATCTGATATGGAGGctgttggcaaataattggtattcagtCCTTTTAAATGGCCAGGCAtatggtttctttcattctacaAGGGGTGTCAAGCAAGGAGATCCACTTTCTCCTGCTTTCTTCATCATTGCTGCAGAAGTTCTTTCAAGGgccttaaattctttgtttgatcagTCTG ATGATCATGGCATTATTCAGGAATATGAGAAATTATCTGGACAGATGATAAACAAGAGAAAAAGTTCTTTCTATTTGTTCAGCAAGGTATCACAGGAGTTAAGTGAGCAGGTAGAAACAATAACAGGATTTGTGAGAGGACactttccttttacatatcttggagtTCCCATTACTCATGCCAGAAAAAAGAAGGTGGATTATACTGAATTATTGAAGAAAATCAAAGACAGGTTACAAACTTGGAAGGGCAAGTTACTATCCTATGGAGGTAAAGCAGTGCTGATCACTAGTGTGCTTCAAAGTATTCCAATTCATGTTTTATCTGCTATAAGAcctcctaaatgt GTGGTTTGGGTTTCAGTTCTATCTATGACACATCCAAAGCTCTATGTGCTAAACTctggtggaagtttagaaccactagCTCTCTTTGGGCTAatttcatgtggaataaatact GTTGAAGATGTTTCAGAACTTATGACAGATGGAAAATGGAATATTAGCAAACTAATGCAGCTGTTTCCTGAGGATATTGTGCAGCATATAATACAGGAAATTGACATTAAGtatgcatcaaatgaatgggatataccttggtggatgatgacaagcACAGGCAAGTTTACAGTAAGCAGTGCATGGCAATTACTGAGACAAAAAGCTAATGTGATAgtgccatttcagaatatgtggatTAAAGGg GGAATTGGCTACAAAGGTCTGGAGATACTTCAATATGGGGGCAGGACTGAGCATGAACTGTGTTCAGGTCAAGCAAGCTATAAGAagttggtgggaagcaaaatgccaTTTCAAAATGAAGACCATATACAAAGCAGTGTCTGCTTTTATAGTGTGGgaattatggaagtggagaaacaatag
- the LOC132607845 gene encoding uncharacterized protein LOC132607845: MVQFFEGYKPTVICRIIEWKRPAPGIYKCNTDGAAKGNPGPSSAAFCIRNEKGDLVYVAAKTLADGTNIVAEAEVIRLGLRHCVVKQLFPVIIETDSMTMNMILNDEWKVPWRSVQFHNFQELPSQAKRILNLEKRGIPYLRMRTIQDKAPD, from the exons ATGGTTCAATTCTTTGAAGGATATAAGCCTACTGTCATTTGTAGAATTATTGAATGGAAGAGACCTGCACCTGGAATTTACAAGTGCAATACAgatggagctgctaaaggaaatccaggtCCAAGTTCTGCTGCCTTTTGTATAAGAAATGAAAAGGGAGATCTGGTGTATGTAGCTGCAAAAACTTTGGCAGATggaacaaatattgtggctgaggctGAGGTTATTAGATTGGGACTGAGGCACTGTGTGGTAAAACAGCTTTTTCCAGTGATCATAGAGACAGATTCCATGACCATGAATATGATTCTAAATGATGAATGGAAGGTTCCTTGGA GATCAGTTCAGTTTCATAACTTTCAGGAATTGCCAAGTCAAGCTAAGAGGATTTTGAATTTGGAGAAGAGAGGAATTCCATACTTGAGAATGAGAACCATTCAAGATAAAGCACCAGATTGA